One region of Mycobacterium riyadhense genomic DNA includes:
- a CDS encoding bestrophin family protein has protein sequence MEALTKNPASAPAEPAYPNYAKLTMIQYDSHKWLDHFFDIRGSLVREIIGRVSLCVAWSAAVVAFHKYVAPVGMPFQLHTLMGLALGLLLVFRTSSSYDRFWEGRKLWGGIVNETRNLVRSATVYMKGDPALVARLTRWTAAFPWAAMHSLRGTEGLGPQITELPPAEAQEAIDAQHSALAVAGNMSDCLREARERGLISDIMLTSMDENIRLLIDYLGGCERIRKTPMPFAYAVHLRRSLVLYCFTLPFAMVETFGWTTIVDILIIAYTFFGIEEIGVEIESPFGHDANDIPIEDICETIHKNVYGQAGI, from the coding sequence ATGGAAGCCCTCACGAAGAACCCGGCGTCGGCGCCTGCTGAGCCCGCCTATCCCAACTACGCGAAATTAACTATGATCCAATACGATTCGCACAAATGGCTGGACCACTTCTTTGACATCCGCGGCTCGCTGGTCCGGGAGATCATCGGTCGAGTCTCCCTATGCGTCGCTTGGTCGGCGGCGGTTGTCGCCTTTCACAAATATGTCGCTCCGGTCGGCATGCCGTTCCAGCTGCACACACTGATGGGCCTCGCCCTCGGTCTCCTCCTGGTTTTCCGCACCAGCTCCAGCTATGACCGTTTCTGGGAGGGACGCAAACTATGGGGAGGGATCGTGAATGAAACACGGAACCTCGTCCGGAGCGCCACCGTATACATGAAGGGGGATCCGGCGCTGGTCGCCCGACTCACCCGATGGACAGCCGCCTTTCCCTGGGCGGCCATGCACAGCCTGCGCGGTACCGAAGGCCTCGGGCCGCAAATCACCGAACTCCCGCCCGCCGAGGCGCAGGAGGCGATCGACGCCCAGCATTCCGCTCTCGCTGTGGCCGGCAACATGTCCGATTGCCTCCGGGAGGCGCGCGAGCGCGGCCTGATCTCTGACATCATGCTCACGTCGATGGACGAGAACATCCGGCTCCTGATCGACTACCTCGGCGGCTGCGAACGAATTCGCAAGACGCCGATGCCCTTCGCCTACGCCGTTCACCTGCGCCGGTCGCTTGTACTCTATTGCTTCACCCTCCCCTTCGCCATGGTCGAGACCTTCGGCTGGACGACCATTGTCGACATCCTGATCATCGCTTACACGTTCTTCGGCATCGAGGAAATCGGCGTCGAGATCGAAAGCCCCTTCGGGCATGACGCGAACGACATCCCCATCGAGGACATCTGCGAAACGATCCACAAAAACGTTTACGGCCAGGCGGGCATTTAG
- a CDS encoding PIN domain nuclease, protein MALTFLIDTSVIKRLGQANVRHAVEPLAASGELARARITDLEVGYSARNEAGWDRLIAALDVFKPIESTESHYRRALQVQRLLAQRSQRGRKIPDLLIAAAGEEHGLTVLHYDTDFDLISAVTGQPCQWVVPSGTAD, encoded by the coding sequence ATGGCGCTGACGTTTCTCATCGACACCAGTGTGATCAAGCGACTTGGCCAGGCCAACGTGCGGCATGCGGTGGAACCCCTCGCGGCTTCGGGCGAACTCGCGCGTGCCCGTATCACCGATCTCGAGGTCGGCTATTCGGCACGGAATGAGGCCGGGTGGGACCGCTTAATAGCGGCGTTGGATGTATTCAAGCCTATCGAATCGACCGAATCGCACTATCGTCGTGCGCTTCAGGTGCAACGGCTCCTCGCTCAGCGAAGCCAGCGCGGCCGCAAGATCCCTGACCTACTCATCGCCGCCGCGGGCGAAGAACATGGGCTGACCGTCTTGCACTACGACACAGATTTCGACCTGATTTCTGCAGTGACCGGCCAACCTTGCCAGTGGGTGGTGCCTTCTGGGACCGCCGATTAG
- a CDS encoding type II toxin-antitoxin system PemK/MazF family toxin produces MRGEVFQLRAPRGSRGHEQSGSRYAVVVQSDQLPLSTWLVAPTSTSARAASFRPEVEIGGVNTRVLAEQAAAVDPGRLGKTVGFLSFDDMRRVDAALRIVLDL; encoded by the coding sequence GTGCGTGGTGAGGTCTTTCAGTTGCGTGCCCCGCGGGGGAGTCGCGGTCACGAGCAGTCCGGTTCCCGCTACGCCGTAGTAGTCCAGTCAGATCAACTGCCCCTGTCGACGTGGCTGGTTGCTCCAACATCCACGTCGGCTCGAGCCGCGAGCTTTCGTCCCGAAGTTGAAATCGGCGGCGTGAACACCCGCGTGCTTGCCGAACAGGCCGCCGCAGTCGACCCGGGCCGACTCGGCAAGACCGTCGGGTTCCTAAGCTTCGATGACATGCGCCGCGTTGATGCGGCACTGCGCATCGTCCTCGATCTATGA
- a CDS encoding 1-aminocyclopropane-1-carboxylate deaminase/D-cysteine desulfhydrase translates to MTAYLHQRFPELCDTLGHFTLGNAPTPVRPLSRLMTARPSFWIKDDGAYGNGGWGGNKVRKLEWLLPEIKGQRRSTILTFGGLGTNWGLAVTLYARQFGIHTALALIDQPVDEHVTAQLGRLRAAGADIYRTRNKSRTIAAAPYLYLRYRRPYLLPAGGSSPLGALGYVEAALELAAQIQAGVMPRPSSIVAAVGSGGTIAGLHLGLALAGLTDTQVIGIVVNDTLRLDHRSITSLARRAARLLQSRGAHLPPTQLPADRLILLRDWLGTGYGHPTRQGTSALQRARETEHLDLDPVYTAKAMAALLDLAATGRLPDGPAVYLHTNGPR, encoded by the coding sequence ATGACCGCCTATCTGCACCAGCGCTTCCCCGAGTTGTGCGACACACTCGGACACTTCACCCTCGGCAACGCGCCGACGCCGGTGCGTCCACTCTCCCGCCTGATGACCGCCCGGCCGTCTTTCTGGATCAAAGACGACGGCGCCTACGGCAACGGCGGCTGGGGCGGCAACAAAGTCCGAAAGCTGGAATGGCTCCTGCCCGAGATCAAAGGGCAACGCCGAAGCACAATCCTGACCTTCGGCGGACTCGGCACCAACTGGGGCCTCGCGGTGACTCTGTACGCCCGCCAATTCGGCATCCACACCGCCCTCGCACTCATCGACCAGCCGGTAGACGAGCACGTGACAGCCCAGCTCGGACGCCTCCGTGCAGCCGGCGCCGACATTTATCGCACTCGCAACAAATCGCGCACGATCGCGGCCGCACCTTACCTATACCTGCGCTACCGACGGCCCTACCTGCTGCCGGCTGGCGGGTCTTCACCACTAGGAGCGCTCGGGTACGTCGAGGCAGCGCTCGAACTGGCCGCACAGATACAGGCCGGCGTCATGCCGAGACCATCATCCATCGTCGCAGCGGTCGGATCGGGCGGCACGATCGCCGGCCTGCACCTCGGCCTCGCGCTTGCCGGTCTCACCGACACCCAGGTGATAGGCATCGTCGTCAACGACACGCTGCGCCTGGATCACCGATCGATCACATCCCTGGCACGCCGGGCAGCACGCCTACTCCAAAGCCGCGGCGCACATTTGCCGCCGACCCAGCTGCCGGCAGACCGCCTGATTCTTCTGCGCGACTGGCTCGGCACGGGCTATGGCCACCCGACGCGCCAGGGCACAAGCGCCTTGCAACGCGCACGCGAAACCGAGCACCTCGACCTCGATCCTGTCTACACCGCCAAAGCGATGGCAGCACTCCTCGATCTCGCCGCCACCGGCCGACTACCCGACGGGCCCGCGGTGTACCTCCACACAAACGGACCTCGCTAG
- a CDS encoding terpene synthase family protein: MSRYAREVGVIDQIGQRRFDAYNGIAKYVYSYASLDRLVASSSWLNFLFLIDDQFDENPELGRDRARVRRLIVAILDLLEDGTPIPDHPVLTRVTHDLRDSFARLASPTWMEQLFASTEDYLLRGVANGMRAWRWRRGNHHSLDSYMSMRDMDSGVYTCIDVVELAAGVDLPQPLRDDKRIQALRRLCARHVAFVNDIMSYDKEIRAHDNPPNLLHLLMTSEHLSFNEAAAQAVDIVNRDLQDFLRIETALSGWGTHKDVLDPYINGMHQWMRGNIDWSLKSQRYSTPNNPLPELRDSKE; this comes from the coding sequence ATGAGTCGCTATGCCCGCGAGGTCGGTGTCATCGACCAGATCGGCCAGCGCCGCTTCGACGCCTACAACGGCATAGCCAAATACGTGTACTCCTATGCGAGCCTCGATCGGCTAGTGGCCAGCTCATCGTGGCTCAACTTCCTGTTCTTGATTGACGATCAGTTTGACGAGAACCCCGAACTCGGCCGCGACAGGGCGCGCGTCCGTCGGCTGATCGTCGCGATCCTTGATCTGCTCGAGGACGGCACGCCGATCCCAGATCATCCGGTACTCACCCGCGTCACCCACGACCTGCGGGATTCGTTTGCGCGCCTAGCCAGCCCGACGTGGATGGAGCAGCTTTTCGCCTCCACCGAGGACTATCTACTGCGTGGCGTGGCTAACGGCATGCGTGCGTGGCGCTGGCGCCGGGGTAACCACCACAGCTTGGACTCCTACATGTCGATGCGCGACATGGATTCCGGGGTATACACCTGCATCGACGTCGTCGAACTCGCCGCCGGCGTTGACTTGCCGCAGCCGCTTCGCGACGACAAACGCATCCAAGCGCTGCGCCGGTTGTGCGCACGCCATGTGGCCTTCGTCAACGACATAATGTCCTACGACAAAGAAATTCGTGCACACGACAACCCACCGAACTTGCTGCATCTGCTCATGACGAGCGAGCACCTCTCGTTCAACGAGGCCGCAGCGCAGGCGGTGGACATCGTCAACAGGGATCTGCAAGATTTCCTGCGCATCGAGACTGCCCTGTCCGGCTGGGGCACGCACAAGGACGTCTTGGACCCCTACATCAACGGCATGCACCAGTGGATGCGGGGCAACATCGACTGGTCGCTGAAGTCGCAACGCTACTCGACACCCAACAATCCGTTACCCGAGTTGCGCGACAGCAAGGAGTAG
- a CDS encoding IS4 family transposase, with the protein MPRAGWRKPESDRRLSDLVSVGVLTRVFPATVVDEVIEQAGRTQQRHRSLPARVMAYFAIAMGLYSEGSYEDVLAQLTDGLAWASGWREEYRLPGKSAIFQARERLGSAPLASLFSRVARPLAGPQTPGAWLAERRLVAIDGSCLDVADTPANDEYFSRPGAGGRGEKAAFPQARILGLAECATHAVFAATIGGYRDSEAKLAEKLLDALTPDMLLLADRGFFSYALWRKALATGADLLWRVRTDAYAPQPVHVQDLADGSWLAHLQSSADRRSEPMLARVIDYTIDDGRENSTSYRLFTTLTDPEQAPAVELAAAYAQRWEIENTFDELKTHQRGPQVVLRSKSPDLVLQEIWGHLCCHYAIRTLMAQAAEHAGEDPDRVSFTAALRITRQSVAQQGAFPP; encoded by the coding sequence ATGCCTCGTGCGGGTTGGCGGAAGCCTGAGTCGGATCGCCGGTTGTCAGATTTGGTGTCGGTGGGGGTGCTGACGCGGGTGTTTCCCGCAACGGTGGTGGATGAGGTGATCGAGCAGGCCGGTCGCACTCAGCAGCGGCATCGGTCGTTGCCGGCGCGGGTGATGGCGTATTTCGCGATCGCGATGGGCCTGTATTCAGAGGGCTCGTATGAGGATGTGTTGGCCCAGCTCACTGATGGTTTGGCGTGGGCGTCGGGGTGGCGTGAAGAGTATCGACTGCCGGGTAAGTCGGCGATCTTTCAGGCTCGTGAGCGGCTGGGATCGGCCCCGTTGGCCAGCTTGTTTTCCCGGGTAGCCCGCCCGTTAGCCGGACCGCAAACCCCAGGGGCTTGGCTGGCCGAGCGGCGGCTGGTGGCCATCGACGGCAGCTGTCTGGATGTGGCCGACACCCCAGCCAACGACGAGTACTTCAGTCGTCCGGGGGCCGGCGGCAGGGGTGAGAAGGCCGCATTTCCGCAGGCCCGGATCCTGGGGCTGGCCGAGTGTGCCACGCATGCGGTCTTCGCCGCAACGATCGGTGGTTACCGTGACTCGGAGGCCAAACTCGCCGAAAAGCTGCTGGATGCTCTCACGCCGGACATGCTGCTGCTGGCTGATCGCGGGTTCTTCTCGTATGCCTTGTGGCGCAAAGCCCTTGCGACCGGAGCCGACCTGTTGTGGCGAGTACGCACCGACGCCTACGCGCCACAACCGGTGCATGTGCAGGATCTTGCTGACGGCTCGTGGCTAGCGCATCTGCAGTCCAGCGCTGACCGTCGCAGCGAGCCGATGCTGGCACGAGTCATCGACTACACCATCGACGACGGACGCGAAAACTCCACCAGCTACCGGCTATTCACCACGCTGACCGATCCCGAACAGGCCCCCGCCGTCGAGTTGGCCGCCGCCTACGCCCAGCGCTGGGAAATCGAAAACACCTTCGACGAACTCAAAACCCATCAACGCGGACCCCAGGTGGTACTGCGCTCGAAGTCCCCTGATCTTGTCCTACAAGAGATTTGGGGACATCTGTGCTGTCACTACGCCATTCGTACCCTGATGGCCCAGGCCGCCGAACACGCCGGCGAGGACCCCGACCGGGTCAGTTTCACCGCCGCGCTGCGCATCACCCGCCAATCCGTCGCCCAACAGGGCGCATTTCCCCCCTGA
- a CDS encoding type II toxin-antitoxin system VapC family toxin — protein MPTSAEHVLVDTSAALALAQRENPFHLAARARLLECRRGMSGHAAVELLSVLTRLPPPHRLSPVAALRLEETNFPESRFLSATDTKGLLRELAGAGLTGGALYDGLVGAAARKHNLPLITCDRRAEPTYRVLGVKYELLSQSSR, from the coding sequence TTGCCGACCAGCGCTGAGCACGTCCTGGTCGATACCAGCGCGGCACTCGCACTGGCGCAGCGAGAGAACCCATTTCACCTCGCCGCCAGAGCGAGGCTCCTCGAATGCCGCCGCGGGATGTCGGGGCATGCCGCGGTGGAGCTGCTCTCGGTACTGACGCGACTGCCGCCGCCACACCGCCTAAGTCCAGTTGCGGCCCTGCGCCTCGAGGAGACAAATTTTCCGGAGTCTCGCTTCCTGTCCGCAACGGATACCAAGGGTCTATTGCGGGAGTTGGCCGGAGCGGGCTTGACCGGCGGCGCGCTCTACGACGGTCTCGTCGGTGCGGCTGCTCGCAAACACAATCTGCCGCTTATCACGTGCGACCGGCGAGCCGAGCCCACATACCGCGTACTCGGCGTCAAGTACGAGCTGCTATCGCAGAGTTCGCGATGA
- a CDS encoding adenylate/guanylate cyclase domain-containing protein, translated as MFSETRYAMNGDLRVAYRASGEGERDIVVVPNWFNCCEVLPELPAIQAWVEAMTSLGRLIIFDQPGTGASDPVSTGALPTLEQWSDSITAVLDDLGSCEAALVASSAAFAPAALFAASHPSRTTALVGLEVYADPTAERTDELTPEKFFDAMVAVWGTGEFQHVLNPDMPWNEEIRATWARYERLSASPRTVALMMPVVSELEIRALLPTVHVPTLVVQYTNDSFVPPAYGKYVADHIPGAKYVELPGRNLYHTVEPWRASFREIAEFLTGEQADVADDRVLATVLFTDIVDSTRRAAEMGDRDWHALLDAHDAVVRSQLARFRGREVNTSGDGFLAMFDGPQRAVRCAMAIRDAVQALGIEVRAGLHTGECEVRGDDIGGIGVHIGARVSALAVPNEVLVSSTLRDLVIGSGLDFEERGAYQLKGVPGEWRLFAAASS; from the coding sequence ATGTTCTCGGAGACGCGCTATGCGATGAATGGGGATTTGCGTGTCGCGTATCGCGCTTCGGGTGAGGGCGAGCGCGACATCGTGGTGGTCCCGAACTGGTTCAACTGTTGCGAAGTTCTGCCCGAGCTACCGGCGATTCAGGCTTGGGTTGAGGCGATGACATCGCTGGGTCGGTTGATCATTTTCGACCAGCCGGGCACGGGCGCATCCGATCCGGTCTCGACGGGTGCGTTACCGACGTTGGAGCAATGGTCCGACAGCATCACCGCGGTGTTAGACGATCTTGGGAGTTGCGAAGCGGCTCTCGTCGCGTCGAGCGCTGCGTTCGCGCCCGCGGCGCTGTTCGCGGCCAGCCATCCGTCTCGCACCACGGCGCTCGTCGGGCTTGAGGTCTATGCGGATCCGACGGCTGAGCGCACCGATGAGCTCACTCCGGAGAAGTTCTTCGATGCCATGGTCGCCGTGTGGGGAACGGGGGAGTTCCAACATGTGCTCAATCCCGATATGCCGTGGAATGAGGAAATCCGGGCAACGTGGGCGCGATACGAACGTTTGTCGGCCAGCCCACGGACCGTTGCTCTCATGATGCCGGTGGTGTCCGAATTGGAGATACGGGCGCTGCTTCCGACCGTCCACGTGCCCACCCTCGTTGTCCAGTACACCAACGACTCATTCGTCCCACCCGCTTATGGCAAGTACGTCGCCGATCACATCCCGGGTGCGAAGTACGTTGAGCTGCCGGGGCGCAACCTCTACCACACCGTTGAGCCGTGGCGTGCGTCGTTTCGGGAGATCGCGGAGTTCCTCACTGGCGAGCAGGCTGACGTGGCCGATGATCGGGTGCTGGCGACGGTGTTGTTCACCGATATCGTGGATTCGACGCGCCGGGCTGCAGAGATGGGCGATCGTGACTGGCATGCGCTGCTCGATGCTCATGACGCCGTCGTGCGGTCGCAGCTGGCTCGGTTTCGGGGCCGCGAGGTGAACACTTCAGGAGACGGTTTCCTTGCGATGTTCGACGGCCCGCAGCGAGCGGTCCGCTGCGCCATGGCGATCCGTGATGCGGTGCAGGCGTTGGGAATAGAGGTGCGAGCTGGGTTGCACACCGGTGAGTGCGAGGTCCGCGGCGACGACATCGGCGGGATCGGCGTGCACATCGGCGCGCGGGTGAGCGCGCTGGCCGTGCCGAACGAGGTGCTGGTGTCCAGCACGCTGCGCGACCTCGTGATCGGGTCAGGGCTCGACTTCGAGGAGCGCGGCGCTTACCAACTCAAAGGCGTGCCCGGCGAGTGGCGGCTTTTCGCCGCCGCTTCTTCGTAA
- a CDS encoding AbrB/MazE/SpoVT family DNA-binding domain-containing protein, with the protein MRTTIDKAGRLVIPKSLREQSGITSGEVEISLDGAAIRIEGVAAEELVEEDGLLLLPGRGPELDADAVRELRLADQR; encoded by the coding sequence ATGCGTACTACCATCGATAAGGCTGGACGCTTGGTGATCCCAAAGTCCCTACGCGAGCAGTCGGGGATTACCTCGGGTGAGGTGGAGATATCCCTCGATGGGGCTGCTATCCGCATCGAAGGCGTGGCAGCCGAGGAGCTCGTCGAAGAGGACGGGCTTCTCCTGCTGCCCGGTCGCGGTCCCGAGCTTGACGCCGACGCGGTCAGGGAGTTGCGGCTTGCCGACCAGCGCTGA
- a CDS encoding class I SAM-dependent methyltransferase, with translation MTRPDRMDWDAVYRQDAPPPWSIGAPQPELAALIDQGKVRSDVLDAGCGHAALSLALATRGYAVVGLDASPAAISAATAAAAKQELKTASFAVADVTSFSGYDCRFSTIFDSGLFHSLPVERRHDYLKSIHRAAAPGARLFILAFATHAFAAESQGPNGFTESELRETVSQFWAVDDIRPATLYANEIQMSEGPMPFANVERDDEGHMKLPGFLLSAHRAEQRNFEVSR, from the coding sequence GTGACACGGCCGGATCGGATGGATTGGGACGCGGTCTATCGACAGGACGCGCCGCCGCCATGGAGCATCGGTGCGCCCCAGCCCGAGCTGGCCGCCCTCATAGATCAAGGCAAGGTGCGTAGCGACGTCCTGGACGCTGGCTGTGGCCATGCAGCCCTGTCGCTGGCCTTGGCGACCCGCGGATACGCGGTCGTCGGTCTGGACGCCAGCCCGGCTGCGATCAGCGCAGCTACCGCTGCCGCCGCCAAACAGGAACTGAAAACCGCCAGTTTCGCGGTCGCCGATGTAACGTCCTTCAGCGGTTACGACTGTCGCTTCTCCACCATCTTCGACAGTGGCCTATTCCACTCCTTGCCCGTAGAGCGGCGCCACGACTATCTGAAGTCAATTCATCGCGCAGCCGCGCCCGGCGCACGGCTGTTCATTCTCGCCTTTGCCACCCATGCATTCGCAGCAGAGTCACAAGGGCCCAACGGCTTCACCGAATCCGAACTGCGCGAAACCGTCTCACAGTTCTGGGCCGTCGATGACATTCGGCCGGCCACGCTCTACGCCAACGAGATTCAGATGAGCGAGGGCCCAATGCCGTTCGCAAATGTCGAACGCGATGACGAAGGGCACATGAAGCTTCCCGGATTCCTGCTAAGCGCCCACCGAGCCGAGCAAAGGAATTTCGAAGTATCACGATGA
- a CDS encoding type II toxin-antitoxin system PemK/MazF family toxin encodes MVMNRADIYWADLGPPSGSRPAKRRPVLVVQSDPYNASRLATVLAAVITSNTTLATMPGNVFLPATATGLPRDSVVNVTALVTLNKTDLTDRVGDVPPSLMHEVDRGLRRVLDL; translated from the coding sequence GTGGTGATGAACCGCGCTGATATCTACTGGGCTGACCTTGGACCGCCGTCCGGAAGCCGCCCCGCCAAGCGCCGCCCGGTGCTGGTAGTCCAATCCGATCCGTACAACGCCAGTCGCCTTGCGACTGTGCTCGCCGCGGTAATCACCTCAAACACCACGCTGGCGACGATGCCTGGCAACGTGTTCTTGCCCGCAACCGCAACAGGGCTCCCACGCGATTCGGTTGTCAACGTCACGGCGCTTGTCACGCTGAACAAGACTGACCTCACCGATCGAGTTGGGGATGTACCGCCCAGCCTGATGCACGAGGTCGACCGCGGACTTCGTCGTGTGCTGGACCTCTGA
- a CDS encoding ribbon-helix-helix protein, CopG family: MKTAISLPDETFDRASQRASDLGMSRSEFFTRAVQRYLDELDAQSLTGQIDSALGRFHGTDEAETAAVAIGRRVLDAVHDEW; this comes from the coding sequence ATGAAAACAGCTATCTCTCTCCCTGATGAGACGTTCGATCGTGCCTCCCAGCGTGCGAGTGACCTTGGCATGAGTCGATCCGAGTTCTTCACCCGAGCTGTGCAGCGCTACCTGGACGAGTTGGATGCCCAATCGCTGACTGGACAGATCGACAGTGCTCTAGGGCGCTTCCATGGCACCGACGAGGCGGAGACCGCCGCCGTTGCCATCGGGCGTCGCGTGTTGGACGCCGTGCACGATGAGTGGTGA
- the ispH gene encoding 4-hydroxy-3-methylbut-2-enyl diphosphate reductase, with protein sequence MFPVLAPIELTTPAAGGGAPEGEDTTVLLASPRSFCAGVQRAIETVERILQQAAGPVYVRKQIVHNTFVVAELQSRGAIFVDELDDIPDPAPPGAVVVFSAHGVSPAVRAAADQRELQVVDATCPLVTKVHAEAARFAARGDTVVLIGHRGHEESEGTLGVAPQSTVLVETAADVAALNLPADAQVSYLTQTTLAVDETAEVIAALRLRFPTLGEPPSDDICYATTNRQRAVQSILKDCDVLLVVGSQNSSNSQRLVEIAQRRGSAAYLIDGPEDINPDWLDGAETIGVTAGASAPPLMVDRVVETLSERGPIIVEERSVATETARFALPKQVRRA encoded by the coding sequence ATGTTTCCGGTGCTAGCACCGATTGAATTGACCACACCAGCCGCCGGCGGCGGTGCACCTGAGGGCGAAGATACGACAGTGTTATTGGCCTCGCCGCGATCGTTTTGCGCCGGAGTGCAGCGTGCGATCGAGACGGTCGAGCGCATTCTGCAACAGGCCGCGGGGCCGGTATACGTGCGCAAACAGATCGTGCACAACACTTTCGTGGTCGCTGAATTGCAATCTCGGGGAGCAATTTTCGTCGACGAACTGGATGACATCCCCGATCCGGCGCCACCGGGAGCGGTGGTTGTGTTCTCAGCTCACGGTGTCTCCCCGGCGGTACGCGCAGCTGCCGATCAGCGGGAGCTCCAGGTGGTCGATGCAACCTGCCCACTGGTGACGAAAGTTCATGCTGAGGCTGCGCGCTTCGCCGCCCGCGGTGACACGGTGGTGCTAATCGGCCACCGTGGCCACGAAGAATCCGAGGGCACCCTGGGAGTCGCTCCGCAGTCAACGGTTTTGGTAGAAACCGCAGCCGATGTGGCCGCGTTGAACCTCCCGGCAGACGCGCAGGTCTCCTATCTGACACAAACCACGCTGGCGGTCGATGAAACCGCAGAAGTCATCGCGGCGCTGCGGCTGCGATTTCCCACACTCGGCGAACCGCCATCCGATGACATCTGTTACGCCACCACGAATCGGCAACGTGCGGTGCAATCCATACTGAAGGACTGTGACGTTCTTCTGGTTGTTGGATCGCAGAACTCGTCAAACTCGCAGAGATTGGTAGAGATTGCCCAACGCCGCGGTTCGGCGGCCTATCTCATTGACGGACCGGAGGACATCAACCCGGACTGGCTGGACGGCGCCGAAACCATCGGCGTCACTGCGGGTGCCTCGGCCCCGCCGCTAATGGTGGACCGGGTCGTCGAGACCTTGTCCGAACGCGGCCCGATCATCGTCGAAGAACGCTCCGTTGCAACCGAAACGGCACGGTTTGCGCTACCGAAGCAAGTGCGGAGAGCATGA
- a CDS encoding sigma-70 family RNA polymerase sigma factor, translated as MDDTEWLAERFEERRAHLRGVAYKMLGSLSEADDAVQETWLRLSRDRVSGVDNLTGWLTTVVGRVCLDLLRSRKVRREEPLDTRLPDPIVGRADGSDPEDEALLADSIGLALLVVLDTLSPAERVAFVLHDMFAVPFEEIAQIVDRSPSAARQLASRARRRVRGAPVPDADLKLQREVVDAFLAAAREGDFEALVATLDPDVVVRADGGALAPGLPREVRGARAAAQQALLFSHRAGFARPALVNGAAGVVAVSRGRPLSVMGFTIVGGKIVEIDILASAARLRRLDLAALED; from the coding sequence ATGGACGACACCGAGTGGTTGGCGGAGCGATTCGAGGAGCGGCGAGCACACCTACGCGGAGTCGCCTACAAGATGCTGGGGTCGCTGTCGGAGGCCGACGACGCCGTGCAGGAGACCTGGCTGCGTTTGAGCCGCGACCGCGTCAGCGGGGTAGACAACTTGACCGGATGGCTGACGACGGTAGTCGGGCGGGTGTGCCTGGATCTGCTTCGCTCGCGGAAAGTGCGGCGCGAGGAGCCGCTGGACACGCGGCTGCCCGATCCAATAGTTGGCCGCGCCGATGGTTCCGATCCCGAGGACGAGGCGCTGCTGGCGGACTCAATCGGTCTGGCCCTGCTGGTGGTGTTGGATACCCTTTCTCCCGCCGAGCGGGTCGCGTTCGTGCTGCACGACATGTTCGCAGTCCCGTTCGAGGAGATCGCCCAAATCGTGGACCGCTCACCTAGCGCCGCACGTCAGCTCGCCAGCCGGGCCCGCCGCCGGGTACGCGGAGCCCCGGTGCCCGACGCGGATCTGAAACTTCAGCGCGAGGTCGTCGACGCATTCCTCGCGGCGGCACGCGAAGGCGATTTCGAAGCACTCGTCGCGACGCTTGATCCGGATGTCGTTGTGCGCGCCGACGGTGGTGCGCTGGCTCCGGGACTCCCAAGGGAGGTCCGTGGCGCACGCGCCGCCGCCCAGCAGGCGCTGCTCTTCTCCCACCGCGCCGGGTTCGCCCGCCCCGCGTTGGTCAACGGCGCCGCCGGTGTTGTCGCGGTATCGCGCGGGCGACCGCTGTCTGTCATGGGATTCACGATCGTCGGCGGCAAGATCGTCGAGATCGACATCCTTGCCTCCGCCGCCCGTCTTCGCCGACTCGACCTGGCGGCCCTCGAAGACTGA